Genomic window (Candidatus Microthrix parvicella Bio17-1):
CCCCCCGGCCGTCACCTCCTCCAATCTAACTGGTTCCGGCGGTCTCCAGTTCGCCGTTCAGCCACCGGGACTTGGCCAGTGAGCGCTGTAGCTTGCCGGAGGAGGTCTTGGGCACCGTTCCCTTGGCCACCATGACCACCTCCTTGGGGGGCACCCCGATGTCGCTGGTGATCCGCTCGGTCAGGAGGTCTCGCACCGTCGCTGCCTCGGCATCGCCCAACTCGGCCACCACAACGATCGATTGCGCGCCCGCCCGACCGTCGGCGCCAAAGGCGATCACATTGCCGGGCCGCACGCCGGCCACGTCACCGGCCGAACGCTCGATGTCCTGTGGGTAGATGTTGCGGCCACCGACGATGATCACGTCCTTGATACGTCCGCACACCACGAGCTCGCCGTCCAGCAGATACGCAAGGTCACCGGTGTGCAGCCATCCGTCCACCAGCAGTTCGGCGGTCGCCTCGGGGTTCTTGTAATAGCCCGGCGTCACCGAGGTGCCGCGAATCAGCAGCTCACCCACCTGGCGGTCACCCAGTTCCTGCCCACTGGAACGATCGACGACGCGCATCTCCAGCCCGGGCACCGCCCGGCCCAGCAGCGCCAGTTCCCGCGTGGTGGTCTTTTCACCCTCCGGTGCGCCATCCTCACTCGGCGGCCTGGCGACGTGCTCGTGCTCCAATGCATCGGCATCGACCACATCGGTACGAAAGCCGTCCCAGCGGCGAGAAAAGGCGCCACCAATGCCAACTTCGGCCATCCCGAAGGCGGGAAACGCCGCACCGGGACGGAGCCCGAACGGCTCCCCCGCCGCGAGGAACCGACGGAATACGTCGGCGTCGATGGGCTCGGCCCCATTCAGCAACACCTCGAGCGACGACAGGTCGAGTTCCTCGGCCCGCCGCAACGCCCTGGCAGCCAGCGCGTACGCGAAGTTGGGTCCGGCCGTCATCGTGCCGCCGTAGTCGGAGATCCACTGCATCCATCGTGCAGGTCGGGACAGGAAATCTTGAGGCGCCGCCTGCACGAGGTTGCGACCGGTCGTCATCGGAATGGTCAACAGGCCGACCAACCCCATGTCGTGATACAGCGGCAGCCACGAGACGAACACCTCGTCGTCGATCAGGCCTCCGGCCTGGGTGCAGGCGTCAAGGTTGGCGCAGATGGTGCGATGGGGCAGCATGACCCCCTTGGGCTCGGCGGTGGATCCCGAAGTGAACTGCAGCACTGCAAGCGCGTCAGGATCGTCGTCGGGGCGCTTCCAATCGGCCGGCGCCAACTCGGAGGAACGGGCCACCAGATCCTGCAGGACCACGAAGGGCGGATCGCCTTCGGCGCGTTCAACAAAAGCAGCGAACTGCTCGTCGATCAACACCAGCGAGCAGTCAGCGGCGCGAATTCGGCTTCTGGTCTGTTCGACGAACGCCTCAATCGATCCCAGGCGCATCGGTAACGGCAACATCACCAGGCAACCACCGGTGAGCCAGGTGGCCTGGATCGCCGTGATCAACGGCCGGGTGGTGGGCCCCAGCAGCGCCACGTGGGTCCCCGGCGTCACCCCGTAAGTCTGCAGCCCCGCAGCCAGCGATCGAGCGGCGGAATGGGTCTGTGCCCAGGTGGTGGTGTCGTAGCCTTCCGGCGAGGCCACCGTGAGGGTGGCATCGCTTTCGGCCGCGCGTTCGATTCGGGAGATCAGGCTGTGCACGGCGTTTGGACCCTCTCGGTCAGGAGCCGGTTACAAGCGACCGGCGATCGGTTCGAAGTGGCGTGAACCCACCCGCCTGCTGCTATCGTGTCAGCTTCCCCTACGGGGCTGTAGCTCAATTGGTAGAGCGCTTCCATGGCATGGAAGAGGTCGTCGGTTCGATTCCGATCAGCTCCACAGCATCACTGCCATTGGAGGCGCGGAACGTCGCCGTACAGGCGTTCCAGCCGGTAGTAGCCGCGGTCCTCCTCGACGAAAGCGTGCACGATCACGTCGCCGTAGTCGAGCAACACCCAGCGCAAGGAGTCACGGCCCTCCACCGACTGCGGGGTTCGTCCGGTTCGCTCCCGCACCACGGCCTCAACCTCGTCGGCGATCGCCTTCACCTGACGCTCGGTTCGACCGCTCACCAACACGAAGACGTCGCACATCACCTGTACGCCGGAGACATCCAGCACCTCGATGGCCTCGCCGTCCTTGGCATCGGCCGCAAACGAAGCGGCTCGGGCCAGCGCCACGGTGTCGACATCCAGGTTGGTCAGCTCGTCGGTCTCCAAGGTCACAGTTGATCCTGGCCCAACACGACCACCGCGCGCACGTCCTCGCCCAACTTCTCCTGATCGGTCAACTTCGCCTTGAGCGCGTCCGCCAACCGTTGGGCCTGCTCGCGTTCCTCCGGGGAAGCGTCCAATGAGATGGCAACACTGCTGGTCGCCTGGGGAAGTACCTTCGCGTTGCCCACCACCTTCACCTCGGCGCCGGCGTTCACCACGTCCGAGGCCAGCTTCAGCGCCAGCTGTGGCTGGTTGGTGCCGTTGAGCAGTTTCACGCCCAGGCGCTGTCCGGGGAACCCGGAGATTGGGAACGGGACGATACTCCCCAATGTGGCGTCGATCGCCTCGTTGTCAGGTGCGGTAAACGACGCCCCTTGGCCGGTGCCTCCGTCCGGACGACCGCCGATGCGGGCCTCCTTCACCGGCAGCTGGATAACCGACGCTTCGCCCGAACCCAGCGCCGTGAACAACTCGGCCAGTGCGGTCACGTTGTCGTCAGGTGCCGTGGGTTTGAAGCCGTCCGCTCCGAGCGCCAAGAGGCGTTCCAGCACCAACTGCTGCCGGTTCAGCCGGTTGTACTCCGACTCTTCCGGCCCCAAGTAGTTCAGGTAGGCCATGAGCCCCCCGGGGTCGAGCGAAACGTCACCCGACTCGAACTGCGGCACCAACACCCCCTGAAAGTCAACCAGCAGCTGCTCCGGGTTTCGAACAGCGAGCGGCTTGCCCCCCAGCAGCGAGTCCACATCGGACTCCGTGACCACGAGTTGGTCGGTCATGCCAAAACCGAGCGATGCCTCCAACTCGGTCTGCAACTCGTCCATGCCATCCTCGGCTTCGATGTAATTGGGGATGCGCACCTTGCCGTCTTCGCTCTTCAGGAAAAGGCTGCTGGGGATGGTCACGATGGTGCCCCCGGTCTCACCCGTACCCTGGGTGACCACCGAAAGCGATCGCAGCTCTCCGCCATCGGTGGTGATGGCAAGAAAGGTCACAGGCGTAGGCCTGACGGCGGCCTCGTAGCCCGGTTGGCTGGGCGATCGCTGTTGCGGGCTGATCGACGCCCCGCCGGTCATGCGGAGGGAGCTGCGATAACCCGTATACGACAGCGCCACCAGCGCCACGGCAAAAGTGACGCTGAGAGCCAGGAAACGACGGCTGGACCCACTACGTCGCGTTGTGCCTGGTCGAGAGGATTCGTCCCCCTCCAGGGACCGCGCCTCGTTGGCATGGGTGTCGCTGAACCCCGACTGGGCGTCAAACGTGCGCGTGTGCGGCGCTGCCTGTTCCCCGCCGTCATCGAGTGGCCGCTCCAACACATCGGCGAACTGATCGTCGCCGGCTCCGCCGACGGAATCGCCGCCAACAAGTGATGGCGCCTCGTCGGGTGCAGGGACGTAAGCCGTCGTTGGCGCTTCGGGCAGTTCGCGTTCAAGAAGCTCGTCACTCCAAGCGGCGTCGGGGCCACCCGGGGTCGATCTCCCCGACTCAGGGGCCGCCTCAACTGCCATCGTCACCATCGTAGAGGCCAAGCTCGCTGATCAGTGAAACAACGCCTGGTGGGCAGAGCACATCAATGGGGCGACCCGTCTGGACACGGGCGCGAATTCCGGTCGAACTCACATCCAATTGTGGCACGGCCAGGGTGGCCGGGGTGGTCGACCCGCAACCCGGCCGGTCGACCACAGCGATCTCGGCGAGCGCTGCCACGTCGGCGCTGCGATGCCATGTGCCAACACCGGCAGCGGCATCCGCGCCCAGGATCAACGTGGGCATCACCTCCGGTCGCAGCCGGACGAGACGCTCCAGCGTGTCGACCGTGTAGGTCGGCCCAGGCGGGTCAAACTCAAAATCCGACGCCACCAACCCGTCCAGCCCCACAACCGCAGCGCGCGCCATCGCAAGCCGGTGTTCGGCATCGGTCACTCCGCGACCGGTCTTCTGCCAGGGCGTGTGGGCCACCAGCAGCCACACCTCGTCCAGGTTCAGGGTGGCACGAGCCTCAACGGCGACGACCAGGTGACCGATGTGGGGGGGATCGAAGGTTCCGCCCAACAGGCCGACTCGTCGTTGGGACATTCTCATCATTGTAGAAGTCATCCAAACGACTTCCGCCGCGAATCCTCAAATTTTTTCAGGTCTGTCCGATGGAGCCGCAACAGCAGCGTTACCTGAAAGGCAAACAACACATGAACGACTCGGTTGGCCTGTACCTCTCAGAAATCGGAACCGTACCCCTACTCACCACGGAGGAGGAGCGTCAATTGTCTCGACGCATCGACGCCGGACGCCTGGCCACTGCGGCGTTGGCGGCCGGGACGACCGTCGGCGACGAACACCGGACCATTCGCGACGCAGCCCGCGCCAAAGACCACTTCATCCGGGCCAACCTGCGGCTGGTGGTCAGCATCGCCCGCCGTTATCCAATGCAGCCGAGCTTGGAACTGCTGGACCTGATCCAGGAGGGCAACCTGGGTCTTGAACACGCGGTCGACAAGTTTGACTGGCGTAAGGGATTCAAGTTCTCCACCTACGCCACGTTCTGGATACGACAGGCAATCGGCCGGGCCCTGGACCAGAAGGGCAGCCTGGTGCGTCTTCCCGGTGATCGCTCCGCGGCGCTCCGCAACGCACTCCGGCGCAACGGAGGCGACAGCGAGGCACTTGACGCCGATTTGGCCGAACTGAATCACCTGACCTCCGTGAGATCACTCGATAAGACCGTCGGCGACGACACCTCAACGGAGTTGATCGACCTGCTGGCCGACACCCGACCCGGTCCGGCCGAGCATCTCATGGCCGACGTAGAGCGAGAGCTGCTCGGTGACCTGTTGAAGTCCCTCGACGACAGGGCCCTCATCGCCGTATCTCGGCGGTTCGGCCTCGCGGACGGTACCAAGCGCTCCTTTCGGGAAATCGGGGAGGAACTGGGGCTGTCGGCCGAGGCGGCCCGACGCCTGGTCAAGCGTGCACTGCATCGGGTGCGCAGCACCGCCAACGAGTCGCCCGCGTTCGTGAGCTGACCCGGGAGGTCGGTAGCCTCGGGTGCCCCCACTCCTGCACGTACCTTGCAGCGAACCAGAGGAGCACCGTGACCCCCCCACATGCGCCCAGCGAAGCAGCACCGGCGGTCGCGCCGGCCGGTTGGAGCCCGGCGAGCTGGCGCGATCGAGTGGCGGTCCAACAGCCTGAGTGGGATGGACTCGACGAGTTGCGCGCGGTCACCGACGAGCTTGAATCGGCCCCACCCCTGGTGATACCCGGCGAAACCCGTCAGCTGTCCGCGTCGCTGGCTGAGGTTGCGCAGGGTCGGGCCTTCCTCCTCCAGGCCGGAGACTGCGCCGAGAGCTTCGACTCGGCCACTCCGGAGAGCATCGAACGGCGCCTGAGGGTCATCCTGCAGATGGCGATCGTGCTTACCCACTCGGCGGGAGTTCCGGTGGTCAAGCTTGGTCGAATCGCCGGGCAGTACGCCAAGCCGCGTTCATCCAGTCACGAGACCCTGGACGAGGTCAGCCTCCCCAGCTTCCGGGGACACATCGTCAACCTGCCCGAGTTTGAAACCGACGCCCGCCGCGCCGACCCCCGACGCATCTCCCAGGCCTACCAGCGATCCGCCACCACGCTGAACCTGCTGCGTGCGATGACCCAGGGCGGGTACGCCGACCTGACCAAGGTGCACCAGTGGAACGAAGCGTTCGTGGCCGCCACCGGTGTCGGGCGGCGCTACGAGACACTCGCCGACGACATCGACCGGGCGCTGCGTTTCATGCAGGCCTGCGGCCTGGACACCGACGAGGTGCCCCAGTTGCACGAAGCCACGCTGTACAGCAGCCATGAGGGCCTGATCCTTGATTACGAGGAGGCGTTGACCCGCCAGGACACAGAAACCGGCGAGTTCTTCGATACCGCCGCTCATTCGGTCTGGATCGGCGAACGAACCCGCGACCTGGATGGCGCACACGTGGAGTACTTCTCCGGAATCGCCAACCCGATCGGCACCAAGGTGGGCCCCACGGCCACCCCGGCCGAGGTGGTTGCGTTGTGCGATGCGTTGGACCCACATCGCGTTCCAGGTCGTCTCACGTTGATCGCCCGCATGGGCGCGGGGTTGGTCACCGAAAGGCTTGGCCCGTTGGTGGAGGCTGTTGCCGAATCCGGCCACCCGGTGATCTGGGCCACCGACCCCATGCACGGCAACACCTTCACCGCGCCTTCAGGTCGCAAGACCCGACATTTCGACGCGATCGAGCAGGAAATCCGCGGGTTCTTCGAGGTTCACCACCGGTTGGGAACCTGGCCGGGTGGCATTCACGTTGAGCTGACCGGCGACGACGTGACCGAGTGCCTCGGCGGATCGGAAGAACTCTCCGATGACCAACTGGGCCTCCGCTACGAGACCATGTGCGATCCCCGGCTCAACGCACGTCAGAGTGTCGACCTGGCATTTCGCGTGGCCGAATTGCTGCGAGAACAGCAGCACTAACGGTCGCTGGGCGGCTCAGTTTTACGAACGGCGACGACGGCCGCCGAGCACCAGGGCACTGCCCAGCAACACGACCGCTGCGGCAACGGCGGCGACGGTACC
Coding sequences:
- a CDS encoding AMP-binding protein, producing the protein MHSLISRIERAAESDATLTVASPEGYDTTTWAQTHSAARSLAAGLQTYGVTPGTHVALLGPTTRPLITAIQATWLTGGCLVMLPLPMRLGSIEAFVEQTRSRIRAADCSLVLIDEQFAAFVERAEGDPPFVVLQDLVARSSELAPADWKRPDDDPDALAVLQFTSGSTAEPKGVMLPHRTICANLDACTQAGGLIDDEVFVSWLPLYHDMGLVGLLTIPMTTGRNLVQAAPQDFLSRPARWMQWISDYGGTMTAGPNFAYALAARALRRAEELDLSSLEVLLNGAEPIDADVFRRFLAAGEPFGLRPGAAFPAFGMAEVGIGGAFSRRWDGFRTDVVDADALEHEHVARPPSEDGAPEGEKTTTRELALLGRAVPGLEMRVVDRSSGQELGDRQVGELLIRGTSVTPGYYKNPEATAELLVDGWLHTGDLAYLLDGELVVCGRIKDVIIVGGRNIYPQDIERSAGDVAGVRPGNVIAFGADGRAGAQSIVVVAELGDAEAATVRDLLTERITSDIGVPPKEVVMVAKGTVPKTSSGKLQRSLAKSRWLNGELETAGTS
- a CDS encoding class II 3-deoxy-7-phosphoheptulonate synthase, encoding MTPPHAPSEAAPAVAPAGWSPASWRDRVAVQQPEWDGLDELRAVTDELESAPPLVIPGETRQLSASLAEVAQGRAFLLQAGDCAESFDSATPESIERRLRVILQMAIVLTHSAGVPVVKLGRIAGQYAKPRSSSHETLDEVSLPSFRGHIVNLPEFETDARRADPRRISQAYQRSATTLNLLRAMTQGGYADLTKVHQWNEAFVAATGVGRRYETLADDIDRALRFMQACGLDTDEVPQLHEATLYSSHEGLILDYEEALTRQDTETGEFFDTAAHSVWIGERTRDLDGAHVEYFSGIANPIGTKVGPTATPAEVVALCDALDPHRVPGRLTLIARMGAGLVTERLGPLVEAVAESGHPVIWATDPMHGNTFTAPSGRKTRHFDAIEQEIRGFFEVHHRLGTWPGGIHVELTGDDVTECLGGSEELSDDQLGLRYETMCDPRLNARQSVDLAFRVAELLREQQH
- a CDS encoding LytR C-terminal domain-containing protein — encoded protein: MAVEAAPESGRSTPGGPDAAWSDELLERELPEAPTTAYVPAPDEAPSLVGGDSVGGAGDDQFADVLERPLDDGGEQAAPHTRTFDAQSGFSDTHANEARSLEGDESSRPGTTRRSGSSRRFLALSVTFAVALVALSYTGYRSSLRMTGGASISPQQRSPSQPGYEAAVRPTPVTFLAITTDGGELRSLSVVTQGTGETGGTIVTIPSSLFLKSEDGKVRIPNYIEAEDGMDELQTELEASLGFGMTDQLVVTESDVDSLLGGKPLAVRNPEQLLVDFQGVLVPQFESGDVSLDPGGLMAYLNYLGPEESEYNRLNRQQLVLERLLALGADGFKPTAPDDNVTALAELFTALGSGEASVIQLPVKEARIGGRPDGGTGQGASFTAPDNEAIDATLGSIVPFPISGFPGQRLGVKLLNGTNQPQLALKLASDVVNAGAEVKVVGNAKVLPQATSSVAISLDASPEEREQAQRLADALKAKLTDQEKLGEDVRAVVVLGQDQL
- the rsfS gene encoding ribosome silencing factor; this encodes MTLETDELTNLDVDTVALARAASFAADAKDGEAIEVLDVSGVQVMCDVFVLVSGRTERQVKAIADEVEAVVRERTGRTPQSVEGRDSLRWVLLDYGDVIVHAFVEEDRGYYRLERLYGDVPRLQWQ
- a CDS encoding sigma-70 family RNA polymerase sigma factor; this translates as MEPQQQRYLKGKQHMNDSVGLYLSEIGTVPLLTTEEERQLSRRIDAGRLATAALAAGTTVGDEHRTIRDAARAKDHFIRANLRLVVSIARRYPMQPSLELLDLIQEGNLGLEHAVDKFDWRKGFKFSTYATFWIRQAIGRALDQKGSLVRLPGDRSAALRNALRRNGGDSEALDADLAELNHLTSVRSLDKTVGDDTSTELIDLLADTRPGPAEHLMADVERELLGDLLKSLDDRALIAVSRRFGLADGTKRSFREIGEELGLSAEAARRLVKRALHRVRSTANESPAFVS
- the nadD gene encoding nicotinate-nucleotide adenylyltransferase; the protein is MSQRRVGLLGGTFDPPHIGHLVVAVEARATLNLDEVWLLVAHTPWQKTGRGVTDAEHRLAMARAAVVGLDGLVASDFEFDPPGPTYTVDTLERLVRLRPEVMPTLILGADAAAGVGTWHRSADVAALAEIAVVDRPGCGSTTPATLAVPQLDVSSTGIRARVQTGRPIDVLCPPGVVSLISELGLYDGDDGS